The following coding sequences lie in one Girardinichthys multiradiatus isolate DD_20200921_A chromosome 13, DD_fGirMul_XY1, whole genome shotgun sequence genomic window:
- the slc39a4 gene encoding zinc transporter ZIP4, giving the protein MKFFILMLISLSFGPGLVGSVSAVEDAYSAVVSVVSPGQRFLTGESLRSLFNTLQKRVQCGEVPCEKCDLAGAVHQLIGNLSIYGKAENRKVEENVTVSVSQFPPLAAGSVLYLSSPGLVCTVIGQGRWAEETDHFLHKYTHSDHREHSHNHMDVLGLEGVIQELHNHYEPSDNKSCVTASGIMMEVDPSSVDQKQEVGAVLGRVLYHALLGHCFNGQTLPDESFFLDYVLTRLGSENFTVHDLEVLMRSLNIGPEEDHEHDHEHDHYHNEDDHYRRKQSGHERHVGHTSSNTWEHHCFTAEELVRIYNLSEESSGMGRTGVATLSPALVQQILSGSCSNRTEPETPNGLSKSDKYLYATLANVIITVMAMCGIVMLLCTSCTNVFQMCIQFCISMAVGSLTGDALLHLVPMILGIHIHTEDGSSSEQHHEHVETPDYTFKMLAMIGGIYVFYLMETIFSLITNESDHHHHGEESNPHHCDHVGVLEMYQTEKKQKEKSQSSSKADLVDNEDGEEKNNLELKKQRREKRLLPYMITIGDGIHNFADGLAIGAAFSMSLKSGLATSVAVLCHELPHELGDFAILLHCGLSVRKTLLLNVCSALTSFIGLYISLSVATDLATQQWIGAIAAGLFLYVGLADMLPTLVHLSSKKPWQAFLLQNAGILTGWIVLLMLSLYEDKIRF; this is encoded by the exons ATGAAGTTCTTCATCCTGATGCTCATTTCCCTCTCCTTCGGTCCTGGTTTGGTTGGTTCTGTTTCGGCTGTGGAGGACGCGTACAGCGCGGTGGTCAGCGTCGTGTCTCCGGGACAGCGCTTTCTGACCGGGGAGTCCCTTCGCTCCCTCTTTAATACCCTGCAGAAGCGTGTGCAGTGCGGCGAGGTGCCGTGTGAAAAG TGTGATTTGGCAGGTGCTGTTCATCAGCTCATCGGGAATCTCTCCATCTACGGgaaagcagaaaacagaaaagttgaGGAAAACGTAACCGTCAGCGTGTCTCAGTTCCCGCCTCTTGCTGCAGGCAGCGTCCTGTACCTCTCCTCACCTGgcttggtctgtactgtaataggACAGGGGAGGTGGGCAGAGGAGACAGACCATTTtctacacaaatacacacattctGACCACCGCGAACACTCACACAATCACATGGATGTTCTTGGATTAGAGGGTGTGATTCAGGAGCTGCACAACCACTATGAGCCCTCAGATAATAAG AGCTGTGTAACTGCCAGCGGCATCATGATGGAGGTTGACCCATCGTCAGTAGATCAGAAACAGGAAGTGGGTGCCGTTTTGGGGCGTGTCCTGTACCATGCCCTGCTTGGTCACTGCTTCAATGGTCAGACTCTACCTGATGAGAGCTTCTTCCTGGATTATGTCTTGACTCGACTTGGTTCAGAAAATTTCACTGTTCATG ATTTAGAGGTTCTCATGAGGAGCCTGAACATTGGACCAGAGGAAGACCACGAACATGACCACGAACATGACCATTACCATAACGAAGATGATCATTATCGAAGGAAGCAGAGTGGACATGAGCGCCATGTAGGCCATACAAGTAGCAACACCTGGGAGCAT CACTGTTTCACAGCTGAAGAACTGGTCCGGATCTACAATCTGTCTGAGGAAAGCTCTGGCATGGGTCGAACTGGCGTTGCAACGCTCAGTCCTGCACTGGTCCAGCAGATCCTGAGTGGATCATGCTCAAACAGGACGGAACCAGAGACTCCCAATGGGCTCTCCAAGTCTGACA AATACCTCTATGCAACCCTTGCCAATGTAATCATAACCGTCATGGCCATGTGTGGCATCGTGATGCTGCTGTGTACCTCGTGTACCaatgttttccagatgtgtaTCCAGTTCTGCATCAGCATGGCTGTAGGTTCACTGACGGGAGACGCCCTGCTGCACCTTGTACCAATG ATTCTGGGTATACACATTCACACAGAGGATGGGAGCAGCTCTGAGCAGCATCACGAACACGTAGAAACCCCAGACTACACATTTAAAATGCTGGCGATGATTGGTGGGATCTATGTATTTTACCTGATGGAAACCATCTTCTCATTGATTACAAATGAAAgtgatcatcatcatcatggg GAAGAATCAAACCCTCATCACTGTGACCATGTTGGGGTTTTAGAGATGTATCAAAcggaaaagaaacagaaagagaagTCACAGTCTTCATCAAAGGCAGATCTG GTTGATAATGAAGacggagaagaaaaaaataatttggagCTGAAAAAGCAGAGAAGAG AAAAGCGCCTTCTGCCTTATATGATAACTATTGGTGACGGGATACACAACTTTGCAGACGGATTAGCAATAGGTGCAGCTTTCTCTATGTCATTGAAGTCTGGTCTGGCCACATCAGTGGCTGTGCTCTGCCACGAACTCCCTCATGAACTCG GGGATTTTGCCATTCTGCTCCACTGCGGCTTGTCTGTCCGAAAGACATTGCTTTTAAATGTGTGCAGCGCCCTGACCTCTTTTATTGGGCTGTATATCTCTCTGTCTGTAGCCACTGACCTTGCAACCCAGCAGTGGATAGGTGCAATAGCTGCTGGGCTCTTTCTGTATGTTGGGCTTGCTGATATG CTTCCCACATTGGTCCATCTCAGCAGCAAGAAACCGTGGCAAGCGTTTTTGCTGCAGAATGCTGGTATTCTAACCGGCTGGATTGTGCTGCTGATGCTGTCACTTTATGAAGACAAGATCCGCTTTTAA